The genomic segment atataaattattcttttataaaattactatatttagATTCCGGATCTATTCTCGATTTGTTcgtgtatattgttacttttctttctaTTAGTTAAAGAAATGTTATAAAAAGGAATCATTTATGAAATTTGATTACATTTGTTAATAATATCAGAGATATTATGATGATGAGGAGAATTTCCTTTCTGATAATATGCGTAGTTAAGAGAATACGAAGAATGGTGGAgtgtaatatacaaaaaaatagGCGTGCTAGTTTAATACGAATTCATATGGAATATGAATTATATCAGATTAACGATTACATTGTACaatattataatcatataatatatattttaatatatctatgGTCAGTAAGGTATCAAGTGTCGTGATTTTGGAACACGGCCAACGCTTCTAAGATACGTCAATGACTGAAGCGACGGCAGCGCGATATCGGAAACCCGAGCTTATTacgaataatacgaaaaatCCCGAAAATTGCCGAACTGATTCAGTGACGTCATGCTGAAGCAGAAGAGATAAGACAGCAAAAAAAGTGAAGTTCTGTTTTCTAATATATCCGCATTTCGTGTAGATATCTTTGTTTGCTACGTGATTTCGAAAAATGTCGTACGCATACCTTTTCAAGTACATCATTATTGGAGATACAGGTAATTATCGGATGCGTCTACTAAAACAAATTTTGAATGATTTCTACATCCTACACTATGTCGACCGTGACAGGACTCAttgttttcgtttctttcgacgATAATATTTTTGATTCATAAACTTTACAACAGTTCTAGGAATTCTAATGCGCGTATTTCACAACGACATTTAATGTtacgaattaaatatttctttcaatgTAACATCTGTACATAgcttcttttttataataatttcgtcAACTTAAAAGATGcttaattcatttatttatgttCAGAACAGATTTCATATGAAATTTTTtgtactatatatgtatatacgtagtATTATTGGGAAATGATATTAGATGTAATTATgaatttgctataaatattttataatattgtaattggCTTGTTTACTTTCATATATATTGTTtgttatataaatgtaatatatcttTGAACTTTTTGCTTTGTAATGtgaataagataaataaataaatatattttaatattataggttttggtttttaattttttggttagattcattgatttttaattttatggaaaCATCTCTAATctgcattatttatttaatgtaagGACATCTTATTTTTAAACAGGGGTTGGGAAATCTTGTCTACTTCTGCAGTTTACGGATAAGAGATTCCAGCCTGTTCATGATTTAACAATAGGTGTTGAGTTTGGAGCCCGTATGATTACAATTGATGGAAAGCCAATCAAACTTCAAATTTGGGATactgtaattatttaattttttttgtgTTGAATTTCACAAATGCTTACAATAGTGAATTTTAAGGAATAATAATTGCttatacaattaaattaaacttaTAGGCAGGTCAAGAAGCATTTCGTTCTATTACACGATCATATTATCGTGGAGCAGCAGGAGCTTTATTAGTATATGATATTACACGTAGAGAAACATTTAATCATTTGACCACTTGGTTAGAGGATGCAAGACAACATTCAAACTCTAACATGGTGATCATGTTAATTGGTAATAAGAGTGATCTGGATAATAGAAGAGAAGTGAGGAGAGAAGAAGGTGAAGCTTTTGCAAGAGAACATGGACTTGTTTTTATGGAAACCAGTGCAAAGACAGCAATCAATGTAGAGGATGCATTTATCAATACAGCAAaagtaatttatgaaaaaattcagGAAGGTGTATTTGACATAAATAATGAGGTAAAATCAGAGAGTTAGAATAAAAAAACTTTATTACAATATTGTATTTTTGACATTAtcatttaataaacaaaatttaaatgtacttaGGCAAATGGTATCAAGATTGGACCACAACATTCACCAACAAGTCCTAGTGGATTAGCGGGTACTGGTGGTCAAGGAAACACGCAAGGTGGTGGGTGCTGCTAGGGGCTGGGGGTTGCCTGTCCACCGCTTAATCCTTCTCCAATTTAAATTGATCTTTTTACTCCTGCTCCACATTTTATTCTCAACCAAttacattgtatatttttttgcgCGTGTCGCATCATGAGGTAACAAGTGACTCTATtggtgtatttattatttaaaaaaaataacatatacatacgtactaaataggaatattataagggaaaatgttatatattgcTTACATCATGAAACCTAATAAACTTTTAATTTACAGATTCTGGCTGatgtaaatttattagtttCAAATATGTTCATTATATGCTTTCTGTACTTAATTCCTTTGTAGCAGTATAGTAATATTAGTTCTTAAATTACATCCATAAAATATTAGATGcttttcatatacatatatagataattttatttttaatgtactAGAAAGAAGTTaacgttattttattaatgCAGTGCTACATtagatttttattcatttacatttaaaattacttgattttaattgtaatatacGAAAAAaccaagaaaaattaattactatTGGACATTGATAAAGCGGGAGAGGATGGGCACTTCTATTTAATGTTTTGTATTTGTtcacattgtatattgtatgtaCTGTGCACTGATCTTAGAAtctgatttaatttaataatgaatcataattgatatacatatataaatcaaAGTGATTTGTCAAAAATATGATTTACACTTGACTACCTAACGCGACaccatgtatatgtatgtatcaaTGTATGAAATGacgaatatataaaaacatataaatcaattttattgtGAGGCCTATCTAACCAaaaatcatattattttattaattatgattGGTATTGTTATTTTTGGTATGCCTTGGAAATATAGTATTCTAATTACAACATATAAactaaaacatttttataatttttatatttaagtaaatatgtctaataaatttaaatatttactaaaGATAAATTCTCTACTTATAACCATTAGTAGTAATACCAatcaagaaaatagagaaatattaaTGCTACCTGTATTTTGTccaattaaatgtaaaaataaacataGTACACATGTACTTTTGTTTTGATTATAAGTTTATTATACtttaatatcttaaatatttagaaaaattttaggTAGAAAATGTTAATCCAGATAATATTctataaagaaaaaggaatttatttattataaatggtTTTTGTACCTACTGCAATATGCAAcatacttttttcgaaatattctatgatgttttaaaatatactaAAAATAGATGTATGTAATCTAATGTCAAATGGATGTAATAATCGAAACTTATTACCACAATAAGTATTCAATTTTTACACCCGTTTAAAATATTGTACTGTTGTAtccttaaaattaaaatatgtatatcagcTTGAAGAATCacaattatttatcaaatgATATTAAACATGGGAAATGCATGATATATtgtctatttataataaatttaatttactttttttattgaaatatatgtgAGCATATcatatatatcttattttattctgAATACATGTTCAACGATTTCATTTATACTCTTTACAGTACTACATGCTTCAAATTGAATCTATTataaattatgatattaatattcatCGTAACGATAGAAGACCTGGCAAATCATTTTTGAAGGTCCCTTACTTTATTAATGTATGTTAATTAAGTCCATTTCAATCgcgttttttttgttttaattaaatgacAATTAAGATTAGAATTATTTCAAAAGCAAAGTATGACATCATTTAATAATCTAACATAATTTCGAAACTATTTTATGTCaatttttacgtattatattaatttaaaaaaataataaaataaacatgcaattataataaaaagatatgaaaattatataaaaatttaagtgTATGAAAAGCAACAATAAATGGTTGATCAAATAATTAATGCATAGTGGTATttctaaaattgtattatattcaataataaatagaaagaaatagatatttgtattaaatattacattttttattgacTAGAGATTTTAATGTTATTCAAAATAAACTTTGGTGAATGTATTATGGCTATATGTATTTTGAAAGAACTTAAAACAGGGAAGATTATATATAAGCGTTATACCGGAAAGAGATAAATAATGCACAAATAACGAGGTGATAATGATACTAGctaaagaagaaagaggatgAGATAATAAAAGCGGTAACATTGAACGATTCGTTGAAATGTGAACGAAAAACGTAAAAGTAAATGTTACTTTAAAAGCGAGTTTACGCGCCAGCAGGTTTCACAAGTCAGCTACGCCATTGGAAGAGCGCTCGAAATAGCGGTTTGACACTGAATGCACGCTACATCTATTGCTATATTCCAAGCGATTCACTGTATTCCATCATACTCGCGAAGGGGAAGCAcgtatttatttcgtatttaatacgaatttcgatttatataataataacgcTATCTGGCTATTATTTAACTTTCTCATTGTTATCTTTAACATTTATCCATCGTATCTGATATCGTATCGGTGAATTCATACTACTACGTATCGATGCATTTCTAATATGGTCTTCAATTAAAAGAAATCAGTTAGATAAATTGATTTGACGTTTGCCGCACTTTTCAAAGCCAGACgcgttaatattttaaaaaaagtgCTAGTGCGCATTTATGAAGTTCCCGTTTATGATAGCCGGATCTATGCTACGTAATCTTTTGAAACAATTCGTGTATTGAAGGTGTAATGAGTTTGACATATAATTGTGTTTTCTAACAAAGCGGAGATCTAGATTTAATGACATAGACTattggattagttttaggtacGTAATACGAGTTTCAATTTTTAACTGCATGATATATTTGCGAAATAAGTATTTAAATGTATCGATGCCTTTTAAAATGAACGTAAggttatatttttgttaaatcAGTAAAACTATACTAAaagcgatattttctttttaagatGTACAGATGtttcaaattattaaaactaGACGTATACGATGAAAATGCGGTCCTTGACCTCGTTCCAATTCGTATATCGTTTCAATGCCTTTTATAGGTTAGGAAATGTGTTTATTATGATATTGTACGTATTTGAAGGCTTAAGTCATTGACAGTACTATTTCTGTATACAGTTctcaaatttcgaaaatttgtatttacgaGAGATATTTATATCCATCATTTTTGACATTAATATTGATAACGTGATATTGTATACATCGTTCTAAGAAAAATCTGACATCAGCGAACAGGAAACCGCCTCTTTGATGTTCTTTCATGTATATACAGACACACATTCTATCGTATGCACCGTTTCTTTTACCGGTGAACAAAATTGGAGTAATTTTTACAtgaatatcattttatttaggTACACATATTTGAATTATGatggtatttataaatatttatgccaTCATACGATAGGCGtgtaaacaaatttaaaaaggatacatattacaaaattatacgaattatacATAAACACATTACaacatatattattgtattacttGATTTTTTAAGGTAATATATTCATACCTTATACAGGAATTGtaaaaattactaattatttttatttgtttatattaacatatattattattatttatacaaaatttcgaaagaaaatatgtgtacatatatataataattttgattcTTGACACTTATGTAGAAAATTAATAGAACTATAGGAATATGATGCTTTTATGGTCAAGGTCCTGTATTTAAATTGAATGAGTTCAGTTGCGACCATAGTTTACATATCATTTTTTTAGCAGAGAATCAAAAAACCTCAAGTTAATCAAAACATGTCATATTTtccgaaaaaataaatatatgcgaCCGAAGAAAATGTTCGCACCAATTATTGCATACCGATGCAAATAGTTACAATAACTGACACAAATtgaaattcaatattatttacCTCGTCGCTACATTTACAAACATCTTTGTTTAGTACAAACTTCATAGTTATACACacaataattgatattttatccCATTACACATAGTAATCATTCATATTATCATTATCTTCTCGAAACacgaatgtttcttttttatcaatataaatttttaaacaatactTTAGCAATTTCttgtttatgtttatattagCTACAATTTGTAATTGAATCGTAATTGCATGTCAGAATTGAGTACTGTCAATGTTGCATTTATTTCAGTCGTTATCTTTGTTTTGCTGTTGCGATACACAGGGTCTTTGACTTATGCTATAATGaactacatacatacatacatacatacatctcGCTTGGTTCATCTAAATACACAAGTGCAACCAGTGCAGTACTTTCTGAATGAACGTAACCGTATAGCGGCACTTTTTCTGGCACAAGGCATCGTTAACCGTACCGCTGCGGTGACACCAGTCGGAGGGTTAATGAACATAAAAGACCCATCATTTAGACTTCCGAGATTGGACACTTCGAATacgtattttatgaatattgaaCGATTTTCGCAGCAAAAGTTAGAATAGTCAAGAAttcaaagaaaattctattatagCATATTTTGCAGTATTTTATagttttgcttctttttttcaataGTTCATATCATTATTAGTTTGCGAGTTTCTATGCATTTATGGCAAACTTAGGGGAGCGAAAAATACATGGAATGcacataatacgcaaaaatatataaaatatccaaactcgttataatattcagtagatgaaacaaatttttgccTTGGTtctatttgtttcatttatgtttataaaaatatgaatttatataaatgtccATAGCTCCATTATTGTTTTAAgttcgaaataaaagaaaatttaatacagTTTAAAAGTGAATCAAAGCTCTTCATTCTTTTAATGCAAAACtcatatatgtaaattatgttACTTAATAAGAAAAATGTCACAATTGAAAAGTTGTTTTAATCCCTTTGACACTGGTAAACAATAcgtataaacaatattttattgaaaatttaactTAAAACTCAAAGTCTATTAGCTAAACTTCAAAAGAAGAAGATTTTGCTATTTTCAAatggtaattaataattttcaaattgtccattttcatttttcaaatggtaattaataattaattaataatttaaatattaataaatattaatatttaataatttaaaaataaaataaatggtctattttaaacgaatttcctgaaaaatttatgtttcttAATTGTGTCATTCTTCTAATGTCTGTTACAGCGTTTTATCAGCATCAAAGTTAGCTTCAATCATGTATCTGATAATGATAACGTACTGATATAATATGTTTCAGTTTTAACTTTAACTGACGACACAAATTACGAGGGCTTTGAATCTTTCATTGATGACATTTCTAAAGTAATGGACAATAGTGAATCTTCAGTgacatataaatttcatttatctctTTTTTAAAAAGTgttttaaatgtaaatatatttataaaattataagacTATATCTAATCGTGATAATCATTGTGAAATAGTTTAACTTTGCTGCAATTCTCGACTTTTTGAAGTTTCAATCTTTCGCTTTAGTTTGAACCGAAAGAAGGACATTTAACGTTCTATGAATGAAAAATCACGCGTATCAATAATAATTGTCACATATTTTCCTTAAATTTAAGAAATCTTTTAACGGTAGAAAgataattagaataataaagaaaataagaattttgtaaagttaaTCTTCTGATACATTATTACTCTTCGTAAAAAGTATCgcaatttctatattattttcagGCGATGTGGAGCAACATAACGTTGTCGAGCGTGCTTGTTTAACGCATTTCGACACGACTGGCGAATTGGTGAAACGATGACTTTTCATACGGACTGACCATTAGGATTCCTGTTTACACGTGCTTTAATTTCTATCGCAGCTGTTGTACGCTATTATCATGACGGGTGTCGTTCCGCTCACCGATAAACAACTCCACCAGCTGGTAAATAAATCTCATGGAATGATCCTGTTTCGTCTTTTTAAATGTTATGAATGTctttaacattagaactattttagattttttgcttttacaattattatagGGATGGAAGATTAATGTTGACTTTTATCGAAATGAAAACATGattatatatgattatatagGAAGATCACAGAGGAAAAACATGTTAAGCcacatttcttttttaatttttaaaaattcaattttgaactCTAATACTTTATCAAACAATCACATATTACCAAAATTGTCTTTGTATTAAATATAGCTGCGGGGTTTTCTTGAAAGATATTTACGTAAAAAGCATCGATTATctgattaaatatatatgtatatattttagacATTAGACATTTACTTCATTTGTCACTTATTGCTGTATAAGCGTATATCTTTAAACTGAATAAGTTGTTCCCCCTTTTCCCCTGTAAccttcatatataaatatttattctgaTCATATCACTTtaattataactatttatgtataactaATTATGACTACTATGATTTTAATGTTTAACGAAACTCAAGACAGTACGTCATAtacaaattgtaataaatgaTTTCTAACTTTTAGAGTATCTCTATAGGGAAAGCTGTAAACCCTACAGAAACACCCGTAAAAGAGAAACATGTGCGAAGTATCCTTTTTAACAAAAGattcttcaaaaataagaaGACCATTGACCCTCTGCGCCTACAAATGTTTTCCGAATTATTCTATACCAACTTCGAACTTAAAacgaatttaaaaatactttatgtATTAaagatttatgtaaatttttagtgtattatatttacataaaaatcaaTTGTCAAATATGAAGATGACAATAAGGATTCAATCGATCAGTTAGtatcttaattttttcaatGAAGATCTCGTGCAACTTTCTGTTCCAGTTCCAAATGAAGTTTTCATTCTAGCAAAAGATTGAATAATTTTCGCGAATCCATAGTGGAATTTAAAGGATGAATTTACTGTTTGAGTAATTATCTCAGAAGATATAAATGTACATCGACAAATTGATAGATGATACAAATGAATGGTTCTTAATTGTAGCAAATAGATAATCCTATATCTTTCTTCGTAAAATCGCCTTTTTAATACGTTAAGCAACGAGCAAAAGATTAACAGCGCGTATTAGGTATTGCAATTAGCAAAATTGTGTTTCAAAGTACGTTATATGTTCCTTACAGAAATATAGGCGCGATTATAGGTACACATCAAGAGAAGGGTGGAGCGATATTTTGGACGTATATGTTACGGCAGCCACTGCAAGAGAATCAGATCGTCGCTTGGAAATTTTGTCATGTGTTGCACAAGATACTACGAGAGGGTCACGAGAAAGTGATTCCAGATTCCCAACGGTATCGCAAAAGATTGGAAGACCTCGGGAAATTATGGCAACACTTGCGGGAAGGATATGGCCCATTAATTCAATTGTACATAAGATTGCTGATTACCAAGTTAGATTTTCACAAACGAAACCCACGCATACCCGGAAATCTTCAAGTAACACCGGAGGAACTTGAATCTATAGGGGAGAACGATATTAATGTCTAGTAAGCTTTTAACTTAATCAGTTCACGGTAGAACTCCAGTTATTTCAATTCCATTTGTTAAAACAGAAGTTAGCAAAGTGAAAATTTGACAAGTACCATTTTTGTTAATCTCTCAATTGTCTAATCGTATAGTTCGTATAATTATTTGATCCATACGTATTATATGACCGAGAAACAGTAATAAGTAAGAGAGGAAATTAGCGATCTTATCTGTTTATTCTCCAATGAGTTCAGATAATTGGAATTTTACTGTATTTGCATTTTTAGCCTTTTTCCTACGTTTTATGATCTTTTATAATCTCTTCTAATCTTTTCTGCTTAGTTTCCAAATGTCGGTCGAAATGTTCGATTACATGGATGACATTTTGAATTTACAACGTGCAGGTAGGTACGAACTAGATTCTCGTCTATCGTGATGCTTTTTGTATTGTTCGAGTTTCTGGCTTCCTTTCGATCGATGAGAAACAGATCATCTTTCTCATACTTTCTGCTAACAAACGCTTTGCACGAGTACCCCAACCTCCGATGCATTCTCTTCCTTCTTAAATGAATCATTTTGGCCGATTATACTAGAGTAGTTTTGGCGTGAAAGTGTCGATTGTGCTTGTAAAATGAAAGCAACGCGGTATCAACTTAGGTTTCGCTACGTTGACGTAATTAATCTACTGGAATCTCGATTATCCAGATCGAACTGAACCAAGGCAGACCGGTTAAATCGAGATCTGCATGCTGAATAAATGAACGGAGGCGTCATTGACGGATGAACAGAACAATTTACATAAcggtaatatctttttatttcgtgAATTACCGACGAAAAATCTAGCTACCAAAGGAGATTCGTATTTCCGAATAGATCCAACGTCGAATATACAAATTGTAAAAACAGAACCCGATACTTTGTGGTATTTGAACGAGCAAATAGGTATAATTAAGCCGATCGTACCAGATACATTTATCCTATCGTCTCGTGTATTATGGAAGCTGAGTGTATCGCTTTTAGTAACTTCTCGATCAAAATCTGCCTCAAAATTTCGTTATGTCGATGATATTACAGATTTGTGTTGatagtaatttatataaatgaaacGTTTCAGTTACCACTTCTTTGAAGAACACACCCTCCAACTCGATGACTGTAAGTGGACAGTGTCGGCTGGCTCCATTAATCCCCTGCGTTTTAGACGCATCGCAGCTTTACGattattgtgtaaaaatattatttaaacttcATGGTGCTCTGCCTGCGGATACTTTAGCCGGCCATCGCGATAGATTTTCTAAACAATTTCAAGAACTAAAGAAATTTTACAATACTGTTAAACAAAGACAGTATTTTAAACATCTTATAACGATACCTGCGTTACCTGAGGTAATCTTGAACTATTAtcttgtaatattatttttaatgtaatttttatataataatatctacatataatatttttaatatttataatattatttg from the Bombus terrestris chromosome 1, iyBomTerr1.2, whole genome shotgun sequence genome contains:
- the LOC100648544 gene encoding ras-related protein Rab-2 translates to MSYAYLFKYIIIGDTGVGKSCLLLQFTDKRFQPVHDLTIGVEFGARMITIDGKPIKLQIWDTAGQEAFRSITRSYYRGAAGALLVYDITRRETFNHLTTWLEDARQHSNSNMVIMLIGNKSDLDNRREVRREEGEAFAREHGLVFMETSAKTAINVEDAFINTAKVIYEKIQEGVFDINNEANGIKIGPQHSPTSPSGLAGTGGQGNTQGGGCC